The Perca fluviatilis chromosome 3, GENO_Pfluv_1.0, whole genome shotgun sequence nucleotide sequence CATGCAAAATATGTGGATCTGAcagtgaaactttttttttctagctGTTACtattttgtatgtttgtctttcttattgtttatttatttatttatttatttatttatttctgtgttatcattattgtttttatttatttattattaattaactttaatataattaatttgtttacattcTTTTGCAATGTCTATCAACGATTAAAGTCAACATCTCAGGCCATCATAGAAGTGTTCATACACACAATGTTTTAggttaaatattataatatatattatattacatatattattataagaTTAAATAATATCTCCTGTTCTTACTATAGGTGTCAAAATTAATTATTTCAAATAAAGTTTGTTTACTGTGTATTGTAATGTGTAAATAAGGACCAACTACTGTAAACAGCTAGTCTTACACGTACTGTTTATTGTTTCACTTGCACATTAGGCTTCCTCTTATGTAATTACTTTTTGGATTAGGAATAATTTATTTGTGATCCAGTCTTGGTACAATCTTTTTTGCTTGTACTTTACTACAGCATGAGCCGGGTTGTCGGCTTCTCCTCTGCTCCTGCTTCTACAACAAATTTCATCTACAAAATATCTGTTTAAACTCTCTCACCTCACTCTTTGCtgattatcataaaacatcTCATCATTGTTTATATCCCCAACACTATAAGCTCTTCACCTTTTCCTGTGTCCCTTTATGAGCTGGAACCTACAAAAATTCAACAGAGATGCTCATTGACTAAAATGTCTGGAGTATCTCCATTATCTTGTCTTGTATTACATACAAATAACTATAGTTTCAGTATATTACAACATTGTAAGTCTGaattattaaaattaaatgaCAATTTCAACTGTGTATCCTGATAAATAATCTGAAATTAGTTTAGTTATCTGTAACATTTATTCAAATTTACAAACTCTGTTACCTTTtcatttgtctgtctgtctgtagcctTTAAGAAACCTTTTTCCCGTATTGCTTGATAAAACAGCCAATGTCTGGTGATGATGATGTAACAgttaaaagaaatgtatttaataaATACTTGCTTTTCTATCCATCTCATGTGTATAATGATCTACtctaatcttttcttttttccagctTGGTTTTAATAGATTTTTCATTCCATGTCAATCTGAATTTGTGTTGAAATTCTCCCAATAATTTGATTAATGATGTTTAAATTGTAGTGTATTAGCCTACTTTAATTCTATCTGATGGTGATTTTGCTTCAAACCAATTGTCCAATGCTGATCTTACCAATTCCGTGTGATTATCAAAGACTCAGCTCCACATTCAACTTTTAACACACATGGGCCCACATTCAGAACTTTGTCCCATCTTACTGTACAAGGACCTTTTAACCCACTACATTTCTTGACATGCCCTCAGATCTTTACAGTCTTCTTGCCTTCACTGGGCCTATATAAAGACAAAATACTGTACCCTAGGTAGTAGCGCTTTCTCTGAAACAAACTATCAGCTACCATCCACCAGCCACCACCCATTTACCAGGTCTCTGAATAACTGATAGCCTATACTAAACCTATCTATTATTTCCCATATGCTGCTCTTTTTCATGGTTTTTGAATTTCCTGTTCAAAGGTTTCTTCCATTTCATGAGGTGTAAGGATTTTGGGGAGTTTTTCCTGATTGTATAGAGTGAGAGCTAAGCTGATCTACGTGACTCTATTCTGAAACCATACTCCAAAGTAGTGATTAAAATTATcagcactttttaattaattgcaattatatctgtaaatgtaaatataatcaTTTGATCCAAACATATTTAGAAAATTAGATCTTCTAGCAAAATACTTCCAACCGGGTGCCCGGATAGATCAGTTGGTAGAAAGAGGcggccatatatagaggttaacTCCTCGTCGCAGCGGCCActggtttgactctgacctgctgccctttgctgcatgtcatcccccctctctctcccctttcatgtcttcagctgtcctgtcaataaaggcctaaaaatgcccaaaaaattatcttaaaaaaatatatatatactttcaaCCATatctatttaattatttaatttgtcTAATTTCTAATTTTCCTTTTTCTCCATGGCTGTTTATATCCTATGATGCATGTTTATTTCCTCATGTGTTTAGGCGTATCTTTTTATGCTTTTGTATGTGCCATAGGTAGCTTATGTGCTTAGGCTACAGGCTACATTTTCAAGtggacaaaaaaactaaaacatatcGCCCACACGCAACATCTCGCGAGAATTCAACAATTGATTCCTTTTTAGGAAATAGTAAAAATACCAGCTGTTGAAAACAAATCGATCACATTCAAAgcagtttcattttcaaatccaaTTCACTTTCCAGACAACGCTACAGTAATGTAATGAGCAAGTTTATCGACAGCTAATCTAGCTATCTTTGAGTGCGTCAGTACGTCAAGAAACGATCGTCACGTCGGACGTCAGCCTGGTGAGTGTTTTGAAGGGAGATGGCTGGTTAGCTGGTGAAAGATTGGGATTACACTACAACGGAAAACGTAACCAACTAGGTAGCTATTCTTTATATTTTGCCATGTCTACCTAGAATATAACAACCTTTATGCCAGTACTGTTGGGACAAGTCCACTAGCCACACAGCTGTCCCAGAATATTATGTTTATAGTGTTGTATCGTACCGCTAGCAACgccagctaatgttagctagctagctaggtatgCTAACGCAgcaaactagctagctaatctaaTCGTAGGTTGACCGAGCCTGACAGCAACGTTGACCAGATTTAGTTCTGAGATGGGTAAAACTCATCTGACCATTTAACGACAACCGCGTCGCCCAGCTTCGTTTACAATCAAATCGACAGCATTGACAAACTATTTTGTTAGCTGACAGCTGCTAGCCCGTAGTTTTGTAAGGAGCTGATCAGGGGATCGAACTGACTTGTTGATTTCGCCATCAACTAGATTATGAACGTTGAAAGATCCAGACCATACTCCCCCCTGTTTGGGTGATGGAAGCACGTCTGCATTCATATGACAGTAACTCCAGTGACACCGAAAACTGGGAACGAAACGCAACAAGCCGACCTCGCAAACTCTGCAAGCATTCGAGGTGAGCCATCTGAAAATTCCCAGACCTCCGGGGAAGAGTTCATGGCAGCATATTTGTGTCAATCACTGTTAAGAGACAGGACTGATGCTGTATTAAATTAGTCACACATTTGTATCTTGAAATGTGAATTAATAATCTGGGATATCGTGACATTAAAGTAAAACTGATTAGGTATTGCTCAGAGATATTTCAAATATATCAGattataaacatacagtatctgtGTATCAGATTATTTATCTGTATGTTGTACATGACTCCTATACTATATCCTATGTCTTCTGGTGCTTTTACATTCTTTTTGCACTTGACTCTGTGTGTACTTCCTTCTGTAACTGTAATTACAAGGTTTGATTACACACTTCTTGTGTGATCTAAAGCTCTGGCATCTCTcatacagtatttgttttgtgttaGATAAGACATCAAAGGTGATAGCAACACAACTTAGCTGCATTCTAAGTCTGTGTGTCACATTCTTATCACAAGCTTACAGAATGTGGTAAGTCTTGTTGTTGCATGCGTTTTAAGGCCCTTGTGTAAAGTGTAAGCTTTTACACTCCCTTAACTGTTGAATATAGTTGTGTGTAAACCAGATCATGAAGATAAACTGTGTGAAAACCCTGTTAAagtttaaaggagaattctggtCGATTTTAACACGTAGCTTGGAACTAAACagctgaattagcacaacttgtgtgcatttctttcacatctactgcagttagattcactgtgttcactcggaaggaatcacttcacatgggtaggcacttgtaatgacattttgatcATGTTAAGAGGataaaagcacgtttaaaacttgccctgtttcagcctcctgggtgcaaactgtagcaggaggataacacggtgtaggcaacaccgattgtttttgtttttctcgctactgacagcactccaaatttacaaacaacagagctacgtgttgaaatctaccagaattctccttttaagGGAAACCTATCCCATGTTCTGGCAGATGTATTGTTGTTTATCATACTTTGTCAACAAGTGCACACGACTGTGCACGGAAGTGGTGTGCACAACATCTGTAAAGCTCTTGAGTCTATCTACCAGAAATGGGTGTGCCTGTCTGTCATAATATGAATCAAAAACAACTTCTGGgcgaaaaagagagaggaatgTTAAGTatgcttttgttttgaaaagcagCAGTCAGGCCCGAGCATCTCAAGTGGAGGCAGAACAGAGGAAGATGAGCATGCATGGTGCCAGTGGAGGCTGTGACCGCTCACGTGACCGCCGCCGCTCCAGCGATCGCTCCAGAGACTCCTCACACGAGAGAGAAGGCCAGCTCACCCCCTGCATTCGCAACGTCACCTCACCCACCCGCCAACACAACAGTGGTGAGTGTGCATGGAAAGAATAGAGGGCTTATATGGATATCATGTTAGAGGTCCACAGCTCTTGGCAGCTACTGTTGAGTTGACAGCTGACTGCATTTATTAACCTGCAGCTCAGACATGATTTATATCTCTAATGTTTCTGGCTGTGAATGGATCAAGTTAGCAGTAATACACCTGTTTGTGTTTTAGACCAAGACTGCTTGTAGTCTGATCGCTTGTAtacaagtagggctgcacaatcaAATCGCTTTGTGGTGCTGCGGAGATGTCCCAGCCAACTGattgtatcctacagactaaaggcgctgacatactaacccgataatcggccgttggacagtctggcgaggtcagcgactcgagtctgttcagtgtgttccgtgccgtcgtcagtctggggggctgtcggccttcattttggccgacctgacatgttcagtcagaggcagagcagtcgggactcacccggaaatggcgagcgaaATGAgcgtctctcaaaatctgacgaaaatcttttaaactgacctttgttgatctgaaatgaagacagattcagcaactgcacttatttctctcttaaaatgttttcagaaacatgtttcagtgaactattttagtacaatatgagatcgtattctgaacaagccgccgtgacagtctggctttgaatttccggagaaaaacccatgtgacgcgttcgtccaatcagctgccggttttcattttttgggccacaatacagattagcgccgcctgctgttatggagacttATCACGTCtcgtctgttcggtgtgttctgtggcactttttggaccaactccaggagactgatcagtccgacggttggccgtctggttggtgtatAACTGCCATAaagaaaaatctttgtttggtacagatcctcgcaaaaatcacactataatcttttttctttttttaaatgtcaatgaaaatgagaataatgatacaaaaatgatcattccctccaatatcgtgagtCATATCGCAATTGcactatcagtcaaaataatcacaattaaaatTCTTCCTCATATCGTACAGCTCTAGATACAAGGCACATGTTCTGAGTTGGGTCCATTTTTTAGTCTGGTTGTTTTAGATCAGATATTACTAGCAGTGGACCGCTACTGAAATGCATGCCAaaggctcaatggtgttttaagccccaaCAAAtgaaggcagcgctgcgaccgtaaCTCttgccaagggggtaagcctctttCCACAACGcatacctcctatggcgccatttgatgctacctagctctctgttagcattccattgactgccattcatttttacgtcactttgacagtgtttaaagactttatttgtccatagtttatttctaaagaaacacaacgtATTGTGCCGCTGGTATATTTGAATGtcacgattgtgtcataaccacacgacttactgtcacatagtagagtgccttccatgcagcgctgcctggaagattacattacatgtcatttagcagacgcttttatccaaagcgacttacaattgctatacatgtcagaggtcgcacacctctggagcaactaggggttaagtgtcttgctcagggacacattggttggtgtatcgcagtgggaatcgaacccaggctcccacaccaaaggcatgtgtcataccCACTGCGCCATGACCACCCCTAGATGACGTTTGgagcttaaaacaccaaacaccatgCCAAAGATGGTCACAAATCTGATTTCTCAAGCATGCATGaataagaattaaaaaaaatactaaaacacCCCAATCAAGCTGCAAAATGGTAGAAAATTAACTGTATGTCAATAATTAAGTTGTTAAATGTTTCTGATGGGATGTTTGCTTGGTTTGTGTCTTTAGTTAAAAGGGAAAATAGTCCTTTTGTTAGTCATtgttctgcctgtctgtgtgtagaCCGTGAACGAGATGGTGGCCCATCATCGAGGCCCAGTAGCCCACGGCCTCAGAGAGTCTCTCCCAGCGGCTCCAGCAGCAGCGGGGTGGTGAGCAGTCGCAACAGCAGCCTGTCAAGTATTGAAGGCACCTTCAAGAGCTTGGGAGTTGGAGACATGGTTTTTGTCTATGAGAATCCCAAGGAGGGAGCAGCAGGTGCCACTGTGGGAAACCGAAACATTCGGACCTCAGAAAGAGTCACTCTAATCGTTGACAACACACGCTTTGTAGTAGATCCTTCCATCTTCACTGCACAACCCAATACCATGTTGGGCAGGTAGAGTATACTTTGACCGTCATTATTATctgtcattatttattattgtgacAATAACTGAAAGTATTTTACTAATCGGCAGCAATGTATGTACTCAATGTATATGCATATAAATGTAGGTATAAAAATGCTATGGAAATTCTGTTGTTCAGAAAATAAACCACTGTGTCTTGATTTTAGAATGTTTGGATCTGGAAGAGAACATAATTTCACACGACCCAACGAGAAGGGAGAGTACGAGGTGGCTGAGGGCATTAGCTCAACTGTTTTCCGAGCAATTCTGGTCAGTCTCTCTCTAACATTTTCTCTGTTTCAATGATGTATCAATGATGGTAGACTAAAAATTAGAAACACCTCACAGTATAACACAATACAGTTCAACAGCATCACAAACTACAGTCttcaaaataacaataaaagctACACCCCTCTAAGATTgtgtcaacaaaaactgaacatgaAGGTGGGATTTATAGCAGGGCTGTTGTACGTTGCCTGCATGACATTTAGCTAGGTGCATCTAAGAAACTTGCGACTGATAGTATATGTTCAAACTATTATCAGACTAATTGCAGGAAAGTTTGATTTACTTTATGATACAGTGAGGCTACATTtgcattgctacgttttggtttttaaaggtcccatggcatgaaaatttcactttatgaggttttttaacattaatatgcgttcccccagcctgcctatggtcccccagtggctagaaatggcgataggtgtaaaccgagccctgggtatcgtgctctgcctttgagaaaattaaaggtcagatgggccgatctggaatcttgctccttaggtcataaggagcaaggttaccccccctttctttgctttgttcgcccagagaatttagcccactcatgagagagagacatcgtggcagttggtcaaggccacacccccaccctccaccttgccccccctctctcctcctcaatagctacagagacaaaaatgtcacatactaaggaaagctcattgtgggactggctctagtggctgtaattctgcaccaaggctgaatttcgggaaagagacttgagatacagtattaggggaccactaaggtctatatagaagcatccaaagagcaccaagtcatgggacctttaagcagagttttgagccaaaagcgatctccgtgcacacaagtgtttttagctccgGTAGAAGAACTAACCttgtttaaagctgcagtaggtaagattgtgaagatccaggacttcaccaacaaatttgaacatcaacaacttctcagtccctcccccctttctgctgtaGCCCAAAccatctcctaagcccctcccacacaacggagtttgacagaactgccggcatgtcagacatgttcaataactaaacactaacacaacgttaactttactcaccaacagtaaaacgatgctaactagcaggctaccgttagccatttcagcatcatatcagaccgagcgctgtgcaaacgttactattatcctcaccaacgtagctttgtggacttttgactactaataaccaagtgaaagataaatcattcattgtaattatgttacctgtcgagaagaaatgtggctacatctgcatcgttcttcagatctttaaaatcccgcagCTCACggcacctctgaaaagcctctccaatattcaccggagttttgggaaacctttctgcagctcgtgcgcgggggggaggggagaacgctcttatatgcgtgtacgtgcctgagcagtgattgacaggcagatagacacccccctgtggccctgattggagaaaatcaaccgggagcagtggaattttgccaatggcactacaggctgtaggaggtgccagaggagttttttatttttattttacataattcatgtagttctactggaacatagggtcagttttagcaaatatgacagaaagttagttttataagacttacctactgcatctttaaactAACAAGCCCAAACCGCATATCTCGTGAACATTCTCGTATACTGGGCATGAGCGTGCCGgggtaaacaggaggcagcatgtataCTCCTCCcattgctggtagttgccatggtaacgttagtagcttaaCCTCAGACAGCAAGATGTCAtgaccgataagacccaatTAGGTGGCGAAACGTTGGCATCAGTGTTGgtgtttccaaaggtctccgtttgcggccgttgagactgcaacacaaccccggAGATTCCAAAAcagggtcagaagtgtttttaAATTTCTCCGGTTTAGGGAGCAGTGTGAATGCGAGGTGTAAACCTAGCTATagctatttgtttttaaaccaaaacgtagcaatgtaaatgtagcctggaAAAGATGCATCTGGTGACTTCTTAGAAAAGGTGAGGTAGATGATGATGTCAGATTCGTTTTGTCTTGCATCACAGACCAACCCTATTTGACATtcataattgaaaaaaatacattaaactatAGTACAACATGAAAAAATTCAGctgcacacattttatttaattgctTGACATTTAgtatcacacatacatacaacatatattAACAGTCTTAAAGCAACTAGCATGTACATCTCATTTCCTGGCGGCCTAGTCAGAACCCATCTTGATACAGTTTGACCGATTGAGTATAAATGAGTTCAGTAACCTGTAAAGTCTAACTTGTGGAGCTCTAAATTTTCTATCAGATGGCAAAATGCTTTTCCAAAGTAAGATGCTGTTACAGAAGTTTCTAAACCAGATCATTTATATCATAATATGTCTTCTATATAGTTTACGATAGATTATCAGTGTGTTGTCTTGCAAGATTTTGTTGTGGCTCGCAGAAAAAAATACACCAGGCACTGAAACAGTCGCTCCAGATTGTGAGCTGTGGTGCAGCATATGCTGTATGAAAGGCACAATTGCTTGTCAGCTTAACAGCATTTCCCAGCCGTTCGCGTTGCTTCAGCCGCTGGTGAAAGATAAactcaaaataacaaaaagtagTAGGCTTACACATTATGAGGAAAGGAGAAATCCTCTTTGAATTAGAACCATCTGAAAGTAGCACAACGAAACGATGCAACGATGGAACTTAAGTTTCACTTTCGGTTTCCGGTGGATATATTAACGTCTGTGCactgaagagagcagagagtgAAGTAAAACAGTGAAGTGAGGTGGTAGTAAATGTAGTGTCCACGAATAAATGCCGCAGTTCACCAATACCAACATTTAAAGCTGAGGTTCATAATTGTCATGGGCTGAAGCCTGGGTCTTGTCTGTTTAACAAAGTAACATTAATTAGAGAATAACACTTTGGATGAGTTCTCCAGAACAATAACTTGTTTGAAATAGCATGATTACATGTCCTCAATTATTTGTCAGAAATATAATCTTTACCATGTCATGCGATATGCTACTTCAGTTTACCACAAACAAATCTTACTGGGACCACTACAGATGAACACTTAATATCTACTGTATATTCACATTATAGACACCACTGCGGACTATCCCTGTAACAATTTTACCACAGTTAAGCATAATGACCATGCCATATTGTAGGTTTTGACCTGGTCTTGTGTTTAGGTTTGGGCACTTGATTATTTTATGTGCATTTCATATTATGAGTTAATGGATTAACACAGTGTTTAAAATGGCTGCCTTCTATGTGATTTCTGTCTAATTGACAGGATTACTACAAATCTGGGATAATCCGCTGTCCTGATGGAATCTCCATCCCTGAGTTGCGGGAGGCGTGTGACTATCTATGCATCTCCTTTGACTACAGCACCATCAAATGCAGAGACCTTAGTGAGTATTTTCTCTGGGGGactgaagctgtgtgtgttacCCATTAACGGTGGCAGTTTGAGTCAGCTTTAAGAGACACAGCATGGCTGCCTTGTCAGTTGTCACAGTCTACAGTCTtacaaaaaaagtgcaaaatgaCAAATGTATTCTATCATCTATTCTATCTATCAGGTAGCAAGGTTTTTATTAATGGCCTCTAAGGCTTTAGACGAGTTTAACCCGTGGTGGAGAGTTCTGAGAGCCAGTTTGAATTGGGTAACACTTTCTAACCGATACAGTCTCCTTTATTATCAGGTGCCCTGATGCATGAGCTGTCTAATGATGGAGCTCGGAGGCAATTTGAGTTTTACCTGGAGGAAATGGTTCTGCCTTTGATGGTGGCCAGTGCCCAGAGCGGAGAGAGGGAATGTCACATTGTAGTCCTTACTGATGATGATGTGGTTGACTGGGACGAAGAATATCCACCACAAATGGGAGAAGAGTATTCACAGAGTGAGTACACACTAAt carries:
- the btbd10b gene encoding BTB/POZ domain-containing protein 10 isoform X1 encodes the protein MEARLHSYDSNSSDTENWERNATSRPRKLCKHSSSSQARASQVEAEQRKMSMHGASGGCDRSRDRRRSSDRSRDSSHEREGQLTPCIRNVTSPTRQHNSDRERDGGPSSRPSSPRPQRVSPSGSSSSGVVSSRNSSLSSIEGTFKSLGVGDMVFVYENPKEGAAGATVGNRNIRTSERVTLIVDNTRFVVDPSIFTAQPNTMLGRMFGSGREHNFTRPNEKGEYEVAEGISSTVFRAILDYYKSGIIRCPDGISIPELREACDYLCISFDYSTIKCRDLSALMHELSNDGARRQFEFYLEEMVLPLMVASAQSGERECHIVVLTDDDVVDWDEEYPPQMGEEYSQIIYSTKLYRFFKYIENRDVAKSVLKERGLKKIRLGIEGYPTYKEKVKKRPGGRPEVIYNYVQRPFIRMSWEKEEGKSRHVDFQCVKSKSITNLAAAAADIPQDQLVMHPGPQVDELDILPNHPPSANHYSNNYSNEPDPDAPSPAV
- the btbd10b gene encoding BTB/POZ domain-containing protein 10 isoform X2 → MEARLHSYDSNSSDTENWERNATSRPRKLCKHSSSQARASQVEAEQRKMSMHGASGGCDRSRDRRRSSDRSRDSSHEREGQLTPCIRNVTSPTRQHNSDRERDGGPSSRPSSPRPQRVSPSGSSSSGVVSSRNSSLSSIEGTFKSLGVGDMVFVYENPKEGAAGATVGNRNIRTSERVTLIVDNTRFVVDPSIFTAQPNTMLGRMFGSGREHNFTRPNEKGEYEVAEGISSTVFRAILDYYKSGIIRCPDGISIPELREACDYLCISFDYSTIKCRDLSALMHELSNDGARRQFEFYLEEMVLPLMVASAQSGERECHIVVLTDDDVVDWDEEYPPQMGEEYSQIIYSTKLYRFFKYIENRDVAKSVLKERGLKKIRLGIEGYPTYKEKVKKRPGGRPEVIYNYVQRPFIRMSWEKEEGKSRHVDFQCVKSKSITNLAAAAADIPQDQLVMHPGPQVDELDILPNHPPSANHYSNNYSNEPDPDAPSPAV
- the btbd10b gene encoding BTB/POZ domain-containing protein 10 isoform X3, which encodes MSMHGASGGCDRSRDRRRSSDRSRDSSHEREGQLTPCIRNVTSPTRQHNSDRERDGGPSSRPSSPRPQRVSPSGSSSSGVVSSRNSSLSSIEGTFKSLGVGDMVFVYENPKEGAAGATVGNRNIRTSERVTLIVDNTRFVVDPSIFTAQPNTMLGRMFGSGREHNFTRPNEKGEYEVAEGISSTVFRAILDYYKSGIIRCPDGISIPELREACDYLCISFDYSTIKCRDLSALMHELSNDGARRQFEFYLEEMVLPLMVASAQSGERECHIVVLTDDDVVDWDEEYPPQMGEEYSQIIYSTKLYRFFKYIENRDVAKSVLKERGLKKIRLGIEGYPTYKEKVKKRPGGRPEVIYNYVQRPFIRMSWEKEEGKSRHVDFQCVKSKSITNLAAAAADIPQDQLVMHPGPQVDELDILPNHPPSANHYSNNYSNEPDPDAPSPAV